One region of Pseudomonas glycinae genomic DNA includes:
- a CDS encoding putative urea ABC transporter substrate-binding protein — protein sequence MSRLRLPALLAAAFAALISTQSPAAQKDHFSVCWTIYAGWMPWEYAGSQGIVDKWAKKYGIKIDVVQLNDYVESINQYTAGQFDGCTMTNMDALTIPAAGGVDSTALIVSDFSNGNDGIVLKGEGKKVADLKGMDVNLVELSVSHYLLARALDSVDLTEKDLKVVNTSDADISAAFNTEQVNAVTTWNPMLSDIKAKPGVTEVFNSSQIPGEIMDMMVVNSATLKDNPALGKALTGAWFEVVDLMNAKNAAGKAALEHMAKASGTDLAGFQAQLDTTKLFATPKEALAFATSKQLPETMRKVAEFSFQHGLLGEGAKDTSAVGMTFANGVTSGDTGNLKLRFDPTYVQMAADAKL from the coding sequence ATGTCCCGACTACGTTTGCCCGCCCTGCTCGCCGCCGCGTTCGCCGCGCTCATCAGCACTCAATCCCCCGCCGCGCAGAAAGACCACTTCAGCGTCTGCTGGACGATCTATGCCGGCTGGATGCCATGGGAATACGCCGGCAGCCAGGGCATCGTCGACAAATGGGCGAAGAAGTACGGGATCAAGATTGATGTCGTGCAACTCAACGATTACGTCGAGTCGATCAACCAGTACACCGCCGGCCAGTTCGACGGCTGCACCATGACCAACATGGATGCGCTGACCATTCCGGCCGCCGGTGGCGTCGACAGCACTGCGCTGATCGTCAGCGACTTTTCCAACGGTAACGACGGCATCGTCCTCAAGGGCGAAGGCAAGAAAGTCGCCGACCTCAAGGGCATGGACGTCAACCTGGTCGAACTGTCGGTCTCGCATTACCTGCTGGCCCGCGCGCTGGACTCGGTGGACCTGACCGAGAAAGACCTGAAAGTGGTCAACACCTCCGACGCCGACATTTCCGCCGCTTTCAACACCGAGCAGGTCAACGCCGTCACCACCTGGAACCCGATGCTTTCGGACATCAAAGCCAAACCCGGTGTGACCGAAGTCTTCAACTCCAGCCAGATCCCCGGCGAAATCATGGACATGATGGTGGTCAACAGCGCCACCCTCAAAGACAACCCGGCGCTGGGCAAGGCGCTGACCGGCGCGTGGTTCGAAGTGGTCGACTTGATGAACGCCAAGAACGCGGCGGGCAAAGCCGCACTTGAGCACATGGCAAAAGCCTCGGGCACCGATCTGGCCGGATTCCAGGCGCAACTGGACACCACCAAACTGTTCGCCACACCGAAAGAAGCCCTGGCGTTCGCCACCAGCAAGCAACTGCCGGAAACCATGCGCAAGGTCGCCGAGTTCTCGTTCCAGCACGGTTTGCTCGGTGAAGGCGCGAAAGACACCAGCGCGGTCGGCATGACCTTCGCCAACGGAGTGACCAGCGGCGACACCGGCAACCTCAAGCTGCGTTTCGATCCGACCTACGTGCAGATGGCCGCCGACGCCAAGCTGTAA
- a CDS encoding ABC transporter permease produces the protein MRLINRHPDRPSRLLLVILPFALVLFAYFMGSAERLADNPNDKLLPSAVQMTDAVKRLAFNADSRTGEYLLWQDTASSLQRLAIGLGIAALAGLCLGMAAGTLPLFGAPLSPMLTVLSMVPPLAILPILFIVFGLGELSKVMLIVVGITPALARDLEQRARDIPVELLIKAQTLGASTWTLMLRVVLPQLLPRLLISLRLMLGSAWLFLIAAEAIASTDGLGYRIFLVRRYLAMDVILPYVVWITLLAWLMDWGLKYLTRRAFPWYEGAAK, from the coding sequence ATGCGCCTGATCAATCGCCACCCGGATCGCCCGAGTCGCCTGTTGCTGGTGATCCTGCCGTTCGCCCTGGTGCTGTTCGCCTACTTCATGGGCTCGGCCGAGCGCCTGGCGGACAACCCCAACGACAAACTGCTGCCCAGCGCGGTGCAGATGACCGATGCGGTGAAACGCCTGGCGTTCAATGCCGACAGTCGCACCGGTGAGTACCTGTTGTGGCAGGACACCGCATCCAGCCTGCAACGCCTGGCCATCGGTCTCGGTATCGCCGCACTGGCCGGGTTATGCCTGGGCATGGCCGCCGGCACCCTGCCGCTGTTCGGCGCACCGCTCTCGCCGATGCTGACGGTGCTGTCGATGGTGCCACCGCTGGCGATCCTGCCGATCCTGTTCATCGTCTTCGGCCTCGGCGAGCTGTCGAAAGTGATGCTGATCGTGGTCGGTATCACACCGGCACTCGCCCGTGATCTGGAACAGCGCGCGCGAGACATTCCGGTCGAACTGCTGATCAAGGCGCAGACCCTCGGCGCCTCGACCTGGACATTGATGCTGCGTGTGGTTCTGCCACAACTGTTGCCGCGCCTGCTGATCTCGCTGCGGCTGATGCTCGGTTCGGCGTGGCTGTTCCTGATCGCCGCCGAAGCCATCGCTTCCACCGACGGTCTGGGCTACCGGATTTTCCTCGTGCGCCGTTACCTGGCGATGGACGTGATCCTGCCGTACGTGGTCTGGATCACCCTGCTCGCCTGGCTGATGGATTGGGGCCTCAAATACCTGACCCGTCGGGCATTCCCCTGGTATGAGGGGGCCGCCAAATGA
- a CDS encoding ABC transporter ATP-binding protein has translation MSFITVKNVWQQYADQVVLEGLNLNVNEGEFCTLVGASGCGKSTFLRLLLGQETASRGEILLDGQPLAHEPDASRGVVFQRYSVFPHLSVLDNVALGLELPRAPLLGRLFGGAKRDAREEASALLHKVGLGHTLDKYPAQLSGGMQQRLAIAQALIMKPRVLLLDEPFGALDPGIRKDMHALLLELWRETQLTVFMVTHDLSEGFSLGTRLLVFDKVRLDPHAPGAYGARITYDIPLNSDRRAQRAAVDALPAELAGTLRIA, from the coding sequence ATGAGCTTCATCACGGTGAAAAACGTCTGGCAGCAATACGCCGACCAAGTGGTGCTGGAAGGCTTGAACCTCAACGTCAACGAGGGCGAGTTCTGCACGCTGGTGGGTGCTTCGGGTTGCGGCAAGTCGACCTTCCTGCGCCTGCTGCTCGGTCAGGAAACCGCCAGTCGCGGCGAGATTCTGCTCGACGGCCAGCCCCTCGCCCACGAACCGGATGCCAGCCGTGGCGTGGTGTTCCAGCGCTACTCGGTGTTCCCGCACCTGAGCGTACTGGACAACGTCGCCCTCGGCCTCGAACTGCCCCGGGCGCCACTGCTCGGTCGTCTGTTCGGCGGCGCCAAACGGGACGCCCGCGAGGAGGCCTCGGCGCTGCTGCACAAAGTCGGCCTCGGCCATACGCTGGACAAGTACCCGGCGCAACTCTCCGGCGGCATGCAACAGCGGCTGGCGATCGCCCAGGCGTTGATCATGAAACCGCGCGTGTTGCTGCTCGACGAACCGTTCGGTGCGCTCGATCCGGGCATCCGCAAGGACATGCACGCCCTGCTGCTGGAGCTATGGCGCGAGACGCAACTGACGGTGTTCATGGTCACCCACGACCTGTCCGAAGGTTTCAGCCTCGGCACCCGTTTGCTGGTGTTCGACAAGGTCCGCCTCGACCCGCACGCCCCCGGCGCCTATGGCGCCCGCATCACCTACGACATCCCTTTGAACAGCGACCGCCGCGCCCAACGCGCCGCCGTCGACGCCCTGCCCGCCGAGCTGGCCGGCACGCTTCGTATTGCCTGA
- a CDS encoding urea amidolyase associated protein UAAP1 produces the protein MTDSTQLFPPFAEETLPGGGHRSFVLKRGQLLRLTDLRGGANVSLTLLNANEKTERLNLPDSLKCQHTAKLTAGHCLYSDMGRVLAAITADTCGWSDSLGGVLCAEEVAEKYGQGRYQELRNGFFRNGTDNLLVELGKWGLGLSDLLMTLNLFSRVNVDEAGRFHFVEGHSKAGDYIELYAPMDTLVVLTALQHPMDPSPEYAPKPLKLSWMNADPSVAEHCRTSRPENERGFINTDRLFA, from the coding sequence ATGACTGATTCGACCCAACTGTTTCCACCCTTCGCCGAGGAAACCCTGCCCGGTGGCGGCCACCGTTCCTTCGTCCTGAAACGCGGCCAGCTGCTGCGCCTGACCGACCTGCGCGGTGGGGCCAACGTCAGCCTGACCCTGCTCAACGCCAACGAGAAAACCGAGCGCCTGAACCTGCCCGACAGCCTCAAGTGCCAACACACCGCCAAGCTGACCGCAGGCCATTGCCTGTACTCGGACATGGGCCGGGTGCTGGCGGCAATCACCGCAGACACTTGTGGCTGGAGCGACAGCCTCGGCGGCGTGCTGTGCGCTGAAGAGGTCGCGGAAAAATACGGCCAGGGCCGCTATCAGGAACTGCGCAACGGCTTCTTTCGCAACGGCACCGACAACCTGCTGGTGGAACTGGGCAAGTGGGGCCTGGGCCTGTCCGACCTGCTGATGACCCTCAATCTGTTCAGCCGGGTCAACGTCGATGAAGCCGGGCGCTTCCATTTCGTCGAAGGCCATTCGAAGGCCGGCGATTACATCGAGCTGTACGCCCCGATGGACACCCTCGTCGTCCTCACCGCCCTGCAACACCCGATGGATCCCTCACCTGAATACGCGCCTAAACCGCTGAAGCTGAGCTGGATGAACGCCGACCCGAGCGTCGCCGAACACTGCCGCACCTCGCGCCCGGAGAACGAGCGCGGCTTTATCAACACCGACCGTTTGTTTGCCTGA
- a CDS encoding urea amidolyase associated protein UAAP2 yields MSVAIATSQKQPDTAVYRATIPAGEPWLMEVKAGQTLRILDLEGNQAVDTLFYSLANPRERYDVQRTLRRQNSVYLSTGSVLYSNLGKPMLTIIADTCGRHDTLGGACAQESNTVRYALEKRYMHSCRDNYLRACAHDGRLSKGDIGPNINFFMNVPVTADGGLTFEDGISAPGKYVDLRAEMDVIVLISNCPQLNNPCNAYNPTPAELLVWN; encoded by the coding sequence ATGTCAGTTGCTATCGCCACTTCGCAGAAACAACCCGACACTGCGGTGTACCGCGCCACCATTCCCGCCGGCGAACCCTGGCTGATGGAGGTCAAGGCCGGCCAGACCCTGCGCATCCTCGACCTGGAAGGCAATCAGGCGGTCGATACGCTGTTCTACAGCCTCGCCAATCCCCGTGAACGCTACGACGTGCAACGCACATTGCGCCGCCAGAACAGCGTGTACCTGAGCACCGGCAGCGTTTTGTATTCCAACCTCGGCAAACCGATGCTGACCATCATCGCCGACACCTGCGGCCGCCACGACACCCTCGGCGGCGCCTGCGCGCAAGAGAGCAACACCGTGCGCTACGCCCTGGAAAAACGCTACATGCACAGCTGCCGCGACAATTACCTGCGTGCCTGCGCCCACGACGGGCGCCTGAGCAAAGGTGATATCGGGCCGAACATCAATTTCTTCATGAACGTACCGGTGACCGCCGACGGCGGCCTGACCTTCGAGGACGGGATCTCCGCGCCGGGCAAGTACGTCGACCTGCGCGCCGAGATGGACGTGATCGTGCTGATCTCCAATTGCCCACAACTGAACAACCCGTGCAACGCCTACAACCCGACGCCTGCGGAGCTACTGGTATGGAACTGA